In Scleropages formosus chromosome 6, fSclFor1.1, whole genome shotgun sequence, the genomic stretch TGAAGCCGCTGCAGGGTGGCGTGCGACCAGTCGCTAGGGGCCTTACGCGCCGTGCAATCCACGCCTTGACGGCATCCTGCCCAGTGAAACCGCTGGCGCAGCCGGTGCAGCGTCTTCGCCACACCAGCGGGTCCGAGTCACTGCAACACGTCTTCCCTGAGTGCAGACTCGGCTTTGAGGATCTTCCACCGCCGCTGTGTATGAGTGAGGGCAATAGTCTCATTTGCCAGCTGGAGCGAGCGTCTGTCCAGGTCCAGAACCACCCCTAGGAGGTCCATTCCTACAATGCATGGATCCTGGATCTTCGCGAGCCAGAACTCATGCTCCAACAGCTGGCTGCCCATGGCCACGCGCAAACGTCTTTTCCCCCACATCGCCACGGTCTCTCCTGTGACCGTACGCAGGCTcgctgacacctctgtccagcCATGGGGGGGACGGCGCGCCATTTCAGACAGCACCCCCGAGGGCTTCGCAGGGCACGCCCTCTATTAGGCAGGGCAGCCGGAGGCAGCGGATTTTTCCCAGGCGTCCCACAGGGAACGAGAGTACGCCCCCGAGAGGGGGCGGAGTCACAGGGCGAAACCCCCGTCACAGCGCCGCCCTTCTGCCGTTTCCCTGAGACCAGGCGGGGGCGGGATCTCTGCAGTGACGCGCCTGGTGACCTCGCTTCCGATAACACCAGCAGATGATAGGCGGCCGTTGGCGCGCAGCTTCTCCCTCCGCCTCGTCATCAGTGATGTCCTCCAGTCAGGGAGCGGCAAGAATGCGCGGGCTCCTTCGCCTCTCTTAGGACGGGTTCTGTGTGTCCCGCCTCGCGCTGCACCGCATCTAAATTAGCTGGGGTGGCAAGCCTGATGTGTTGCTGCAGGCATTCCGGGGCGAGCGTCTTCTTGGATGGCTGCGGGGTATTGCGGGTACGCCCGCTGCGCCAGGAGCTAGATATCCACAGCCAGCGCTCCAAGGGTTTCTCCTTTGCCGCATGCACCTCTTCTGCGGTGTGTTCTCTGGGTCTGTTCACTCAAACCCTGCTCTATGCCGCTTCTGACACCAGTGTAGCTAACCCCCAtagagctactagaaactggctCGGGAGCCAGGGTAAAaggaacatgctctttattagGTGCATACATGTCTTTTCGCTAGCAGTCTTAACAAgtacacttcagacagtacaagtcatacaaaacactggagaatccccATGGGGCACCCCCAGCCCTCCTGCTGTgccccatggttaaggggttaCCCCaggaactccccagaatcccagtctttttttttttttaagtactttaTTCATACCATAACttataagaacaaaataaaacttccaaTATTCCACAttacaaacataaaataacatcctcacatttcattataaaaccatctctcaacataaacatgacagcTTATTCACTTCTCCAAACATCTTGGATCACTAGTACAAAGAgtaataaacatcagaatttaaaagcaaatataaatttcCATTATAACAAAAAGAACCTGTGACTTTAAAACCTTTCACCAAAAAGTGGTTTAAATACAAGGTTTGAAACACGTGTACCATACCCACAAGAAAAGTACCTTGGCACCTATGCTAGAACCGCCACATTCTGATTTAGCTCCATcattaaaaccataaaaattaaacattcatactaaacacataaaaataaaacactgtaaatactaaaatactataaaatctacaaattaaaatcaattattcgaacagtttttctaaacaaaaatctCCATTCTCCATAGCTGTCGGGTGGGACTATTCCCCCGGCCCTGACAAACTTAACCTAGGGGATGACCCCACCCGAGATAAATCAATAACTAATAAGACCGAATGATCGGGTACCACTATGGAGGAGGGAACATCTTCTCGGTCCTTTGAGGGGTCGCAGTCAAGACCGGCACCCCCACTGTAGTACCGGTGATCAACCCAGCCTTCCTTCTgcgccttttctttttcctggtcACTCCCACAAAGTCCCGTAAAATACCCGAGTGACCAGGTGTGTCCCTCTCCTCTTACCGGGACCTCTCAGAAGTGCCCAGCGAAGAAGGGGACTGTGCCACGAGTGGTCAAGAGTTGGCATGCATTccacagcaacaacaaaaatgacattgctGATGACCATTGTCATTGAAACCCTGTAGGACCATACGCATAATCAGACTGGCACAATCACAAGCAGTTAATGTTTTAATGCAAGTTACATAAAAAAGCATGTACAAGAAGTAATGAGATGTGCTGTGCATGAAGCACCCATCAGTTACATGTTTACATGAACTCATCTTGCATCACATAAGGGCGTTCTACTCTCATAGATAGGGAACTCTAAAAGAAGGTTCTAGATTCCAGTCGCAGTAGCTTCTGTAAATGTGCAGCAGTTTAAAATACAGATATTATTATAACTACTTTATACTAAAAGTTGCCAGGTTATTAAAAAGCTCTGCTAGCCCTTACAGCACTGTGTATCCTGAGTCTGCAGGAGGAGATAGGGAGGGGCTTAACTGGCACAGGGAGGGGCCTCCAAGGGATACACCTCCTTTTGATGGCTCATAGCACCACCTCTGGCTGAGGTCAGCACTGGTTTGCATAGTGCAGATCTCTGAGGTGTACGCAATGCTTCTGGGATCCATCTGGCCAGCTGACAACACTAGTTCGCCCACAGAAGTCACCTTGCCCACGTGGCTGTAAGGAGTTGTGGCTGGCTGACTGTGCTTATGACAGAGTGGCAAACGGTTTGAAGGTGCGGCTGGTGGGCTGAGGTTGATGGGGCGAGCTGGTGACTCAAGTGTCGAGAGGTCATGGTCAGACAACTCTGACTTACAAGAGCTCTCTCTCCCAGAGTGACAATCCTGGATAAAGCAGCAGAGGTCTGACTGGTTTGGGTCAGAATAACCTTTCGACTCCGAGTCCTCGACGTTCTGGCCTGGTTCCTCCAGGTCCAGTTCGATGAAGTCCACTAAGAGGTCCCCACTGGTATTGTCCACCTTGTAATGGTCCTGTCTGCCCAGGATGGAGCTAATTTCATCCAGCTTGCCCTTCTGAccatgcatgtgcatgtgtacatgtgtgtttgagtgggttGATGTGCCATGGGAAAGCAAGGAAGAAAGCAACGTGTTAGAAGTTTCTTCAGTACGTCTGACCGTATAATAATGTTCCTGTTCGGATTCTTATGCTGGTATTATGACAAAATTCACTGAAACTGTAGAGATAACCCAATGTTAATGAGTCAAATTGAATATTCATCAAATATTATAAGTACAGCACTGCAGGAGGCCAGGTACCTTCAGCAGGTCCGGATCAATGCCTTTGATTTTGGGGCCAGGAACCGGTGGCAGGAAAATCACCGTTAACCTGAAGCAGAGACAAAATCACATGTAGGTCCTTCACATGTACGGGGGTCTGATCAATAGTTAGATGCATTTATGGCTAAGtttacaggaaaataaatatgatcACACATATGAGCTGAGTGACCTGTGGTGCTGGGAGATGACCAGCAGCAGGATAAGGATCCCAGCCCCAATGGCTGTGAAGATCAGCGTCGTGGCCATAGAGAAGCTCGACTCTGAAAAATAACAAGAGTTTGCCTGTCAGCTCCCATTGTATTGTGAGTAATGTGCTACAAGGCTCTGTGGAGTGCAGGAATGAGTCTCCAGTGCAGGCCATGTGAGCTCATCATTGATCACGACTGACTGGGATACTGATTGGGTGAACTGCACACACCAGCCTTAATCAATAAACAGCTGTActgtaaaagttaaaaacacacacacacacacacacacacacacacacacacacacacacacacattttcagaaccgctcgtcccatacggggtcacgggggaaccggagcctacccggtataaaaacataaagatgatttttttttataacaggaacatatttaatattatattaaatattacaaatgaatAGAAATGTTAAATTAAGTATGACCTTCTCACTAAACTAAGGAGATCTGAGTAGTACAATGAGTACAAGAATGGAAATTTCGTACTCAAGGACACATGTGCGTTGAAGTGGTAATGAGTGAGTCTGTCAGTAAAGCGGGTGAGTAAACTAACGGTAACTGTAACCAAAACTGTAGCTCACCTCTCGAGGGACTCTGTGCCAGGAAGATGCGGAGAGTTCGGCTGAACTCACCAAAGTTGTTGTGGGCTACCATTCTGCACCGCACCTGGACCTCATACTCGATGCCCACACACAGGCCGTAGATGGAGCGCTCGGTGCTGGAGATCATGTCCAGCTGAAGCACAGGAGGAAAGGTGTGTCAGGGGACTGCAGGCACATGGCACTAAGTGGCAGAATGTATAAAACATCCCCTATGAACACTGCTTTAGTGCAGCTGGACAGCAGAGGGcgcagtggttcgagctgctgcctttgggatcagaggttgcaggttggaatcccacctcctgttgtcgtacccttgagcaaggcacttacactGAAGtcatacagtaagaattaccgtTCACGTGTTGTATTGCTGTGTATTTGCTTGgtttaattattattgatatATAATCGTTTTTGTATTACTATGgagagggttatggttttgCAGGctgttgatgtttttttgtgtgtcttcgAGTAGTTCTCGTATTGTTaggttttttctgttgtttactGGGTAATTGGGTCAATTAAGGATTAGCCAATCAGCACTAATTGGAGATGGGCTCAATCttcagggagggggggggagcgagagtgagagagggaaaaTTTCTGTCTACAGCAGAGCGCAgttgacctgtgtttaccctccaagtCAATGGCTGGCGGTAAAGGGCACCCAATCAGAGGAACAAGAACAGAGCGCCTTTGtcacttattttaaaattcattttaatgtttcctgtttgttaataaagtatttaaaaagtcttttaaagtatttttatttatagctgCATTTCATTAGAGTTATTACAACTTTCTGTAGAAAGAACCAGTGGAAAAACGGAGGAATGTGTTTATTATCTGTATTAATAACTCCGCAAACACTAAGTCAATACAGATAACAAAATCAATACTTGTGTGAGtgtggagttacaaacaaaatgagttatgaacacaTGTCCAGTCCCAGTCGTATCTGTACAGAGCAAGGGCACAAGGGGCAGAGAGGGTGTCTGTCGGGACGGGACGGGAAGGGACGGGACCCACCGTGCGCCAGCGGGCTGAGTCCTTCTCGCGGTACCGGACCTCGTACTCCAGGCTGATCCAGCCAGTCCTGATGTCCGCTGATGGCGGGGGGTCCCAGTGCACCAGAACGTCGTAGTGGAGCCCGGAGCGGCTCGCATTCAGCAGTGTCCAGTTGAGGCCCACGGGTGGCTCGGGGAACACTGCCGGGCGGCACGCTCACGTCATTAAGGTGGAACCACGCTTACACGCGTGCTCCGTGTCCATAGCGGGAGGGTTGGGGGGCTGACCGATGGAGTCGACACTGAAGCAGAGCTCATCGTAGGTGGCGTCCAGGGCGGCGTCGTGCAGCTGCACGCAGTAGGATGTCCACACGGACGTGTGCCGCGTGCTGAAGTAGCACTCGTTGGGCACCAACACACTATACTCGGGACACTCGTGCCAGGTCCCGGGAGAGCTGTCGCAGGCACACAGCACACAGGGCTCCCGTTAGACCCAAACACAGGGAGCACCAAGTTGGTCATTACATTATCCACAAACCACTGTCCGGTAACCGTTATCCACTTGTTAACCTTCACCAAATCATTTCccaaattatttacattcacctgcattttcttcactgaccTGATTTCTAATCTTTGTGTTTCACCCTCGGAGCCAATAGgcggcagtaaagagcacccaaatggTAGAAGAGTGGGAACACCtgaattcaactcacttccactgtgtttacatcCCCTGTCTGTGAGCGCCGATAAtcaataaaatgagaaatgctGGATGTTTGTGAGCTGAAAAAGGTCAACAATCAGGTCTGAATTTCCAGTGGAGTTACACAAGTGAACAACTGAATTTGTGGAGACGTGCAAACTTTTAGTCACcttaatcttttttaaaatattactagAAATACTATATAAATTTCAAATGTATGAACTATTGATTATATtgaaaagtcttacaaagtatgttttttatttgctatgactatctgaggtttttacagaatgcACCCAGTGAGTAAATGGAAGGACTTCTGCGTTTTTAACCCTTTACTGACTGTGAGGTTAAGTGACTCataagttacaaacagacttctggagCCGGTGGTCTCTGCTAGTAGGAAGGTGTGAAATGTGGCAGTCGGACCCTTGCTGTAACTGTGCACGAAGGACCCTGCATACTTCTCTTTGAGGTAGAACACCCGAAGGGCCCCTGGTGCCGAGAGGTTCCAGAAACTTCCGGTGTCCCACCAGCAACGGAAGGTCTCATGGTCCCGGGACAGACAGCCAGTGAAGTGGGGGATGGTGGGAGTAcctggggagggagagagacagcagcgctgtgtGTACTGAGGAAAATCTCCGGTATGGTTGGGAGTCGCTGCAAGTTCACAGAACCTTCCGGAAAAGGCACTGCTGTGCTATGGCCAAAGAGCCCCAAAGTCCAGGTTCCTTATGTAACTCCACTGGAAATCCCACAAGTCGCCGTGAAATGTGAGAATCCTCATGCTTTTAACAGCTGATATGGTCGTGAGGCTGAAAGATGATAACCAAACCATGCCtgcgcacaacacacacacacacacacacacacacagacacatttgctgaaatcgcttgtccctaACTCTACAACACAGGACgtagggctgaagggggaggggacacacccaggacgggacagcctGCACACAACATTACCATGTAATTACCATGCTATTACCATGCTGTCTTGGTAGGACTACAATTGCTGGGATGAAGCCACGGTGTGCGTGACTGCAGTTTCGCCACACTGACCAACCGCGCATCCCCTTCTCAGAGGAAGGACCTCAGAGAATTCCTTTTGCGCTTTCCTTTCACTGGAAGTGTCCCTGCTGGGCTGTGGTGGGGTGAGCTATAGTGTGGTACTTATAGATACAGCGGTCACTCAGGGTGGGACACCGTCCAGCAGATGAGGATCACATTCCCATGCGGTCCAAGGGCAGAGGACATGTTTACAGATGGTTATGTTTATCCTTCCAGGAACTGGAGCAGCGCACTCCCTCTTACAGACACCGGTACACTTTGTACTGagggaacattctagaaaagctGTCATTGAGCAAAGGGTTTGGCTCTTCCTGGGGTTGGAACGTgcagtgcagcacacacacacacacacacacacacacacacagggaaggGGCAGACTCCAGGCAGAGACACTGCGGTCAGTGACTGTGAACACCAGTTCTGTGTCTCACACTGGTTCCAGTGGGCAACAGACAGGCAGGGGGGAGCAGTGACAGCACAGTAAGGAGTCTAGGCTGGACATACTGGTGTAAAACCTTAAGAGAACTGAAATGTGGAGCATAAGtgcttgcattttgttttcattttctgaatacATTTTACGAtgagggcagcacagtggcgcagcaggtaacgataccacctcacagcacctgggtggtgtgaaaaagtacgggtttgatccccactcagtctgtgtggggtttgcatgctctccccatatctgggtgggtttcctcccacagcccaaacacATGAAGTTCAGGTGGAtaggtgatgctaaattgccctcagcgtgtgaatggatgagtcaatgtgtgtgagtggctaCACTGTCATGGACTGGTAtactgtccagggtgtatccccctttttaaattaatgaagctTAAAAAACAGTCGCTTCAGGCCCACTCATACCATTTTACCACGGTAAGAGCTTATAGCTCTATGTTTACTCACTACTCACTTCCTAACAAACCCCTAATAACAGAGCGGTGACCACAGTGATGTGTTCAAACGTAAACATGGCTCTGACTTTATTCTGTAGACGACCACTATCGAGAGCTGacatctgttcataactcgagTCATTTGTAACTCCAaggtcacaatcaataaaaggcGAATAATACacataactgtaataataataatggggggtgcggtgggttggaccacagtcctgctctccggtgggtctggggttcgagtcccacttggggtgccctgcgacggactggcgtcccgtcctgggtgtgtcccctccccctccggccttgcgccctgtgttaccgggttggctccggttccccgtgaccccgtatgggacaagcggttctgaatatgtgtgtgtgtgtgtgtgtgtgtgtgtgtgtgtgtgtgtgtaataataatacgtgaaataatttttttacgtTTTTTCACGTTTGCCCAACTACATTCAGggattttttaaagaaaatatataagaTGCAAACAGCatcaaaaattaacaaaaaaaagtgtaaaatgcttCACAGCTGAAGTGGCTCTTAGGCTCTATAATGAGTCCTGTGGGATTGGAACCGACCCCCACCTGAAGGAGAGGGCTGAACTGTTAGTGCTACTGATTCACTTCGTTACCACCCACATCGCTGTctgtgtcagtgagtgagtcagtcagcagctttcacac encodes the following:
- the LOC108932026 gene encoding growth hormone receptor-like isoform X3, translating into MEGGHRFAHLCCAPFLLPILQVVSTAGTPTIPHFTGCLSRDHETFRCWWDTGSFWNLSAPGALRVFYLKENSPGTWHECPEYSVLVPNECYFSTRHTSVWTSYCVQLHDAALDATYDELCFSVDSIVFPEPPVGLNWTLLNASRSGLHYDVLVHWDPPPSADIRTGWISLEYEVRYREKDSARWRTLDMISSTERSIYGLCVGIEYEVQVRCRMVAHNNFGEFSRTLRIFLAQSPSRESSFSMATTLIFTAIGAGILILLLVISQHHRLTVIFLPPVPGPKIKGIDPDLLKKGKLDEISSILGRQDHYKVDNTSGDLLVDFIELDLEEPGQNVEDSESKGYSDPNQSDLCCFIQDCHSGRESSCKSELSDHDLSTLESPARPINLSPPAAPSNRLPLCHKHSQPATTPYSHVGKVTSVGELVLSAGQMDPRSIAYTSEICTMQTSADLSQRWCYEPSKGGVSLGGPSLCQLSPSLSPPADSGYTVL
- the LOC108932026 gene encoding growth hormone receptor-like isoform X1, whose translation is MTVLVCGSLCCLSVVYCGCGSLAPHGLITVLSESCVQGDSRGSAAFGPVGVQGGLPHLLIEQETPLFVTMEGGHRFAHLCCAPFLLPILQVVSTAGTPTIPHFTGCLSRDHETFRCWWDTGSFWNLSAPGALRVFYLKENSPGTWHECPEYSVLVPNECYFSTRHTSVWTSYCVQLHDAALDATYDELCFSVDSIVFPEPPVGLNWTLLNASRSGLHYDVLVHWDPPPSADIRTGWISLEYEVRYREKDSARWRTLDMISSTERSIYGLCVGIEYEVQVRCRMVAHNNFGEFSRTLRIFLAQSPSRESSFSMATTLIFTAIGAGILILLLVISQHHRLTVIFLPPVPGPKIKGIDPDLLKKGKLDEISSILGRQDHYKVDNTSGDLLVDFIELDLEEPGQNVEDSESKGYSDPNQSDLCCFIQDCHSGRESSCKSELSDHDLSTLESPARPINLSPPAAPSNRLPLCHKHSQPATTPYSHVGKVTSVGELVLSAGQMDPRSIAYTSEICTMQTSADLSQRWCYEPSKGGVSLGGPSLCQLSPSLSPPADSGYTVL
- the LOC108932026 gene encoding growth hormone receptor-like isoform X2; the encoded protein is MTVLVCGSLCCLSVVYCGCGSLAPHGLITVLSESCVQGDSRGSAAFGPVGVQGGLPHLLIEQETPLFVTMEGGHRFAHLCCAPFLLPILQVVSTAGTPTIPHFTGCLSRDHETFRCWWDTGSFWNLSAPGALRVFYLKENSPGTWHECPEYSVLVPNECYFSTRHTSVWTSYCVQLHDAALDATYDELCFSVDSIVFPEPPVGLNWTLLNASRSGLHYDVLVHWDPPPSADIRTGWISLEYEVRYREKDSARWRTLDMISSTERSIYGLCVGIEYEVQVRCRMVAHNNFGEFSRTLRIFLAQSPSRESSFSMATTLIFTAIGAGILILLLVISQHHRLTVIFLPPVPGPKIKGIDPDLLKGKLDEISSILGRQDHYKVDNTSGDLLVDFIELDLEEPGQNVEDSESKGYSDPNQSDLCCFIQDCHSGRESSCKSELSDHDLSTLESPARPINLSPPAAPSNRLPLCHKHSQPATTPYSHVGKVTSVGELVLSAGQMDPRSIAYTSEICTMQTSADLSQRWCYEPSKGGVSLGGPSLCQLSPSLSPPADSGYTVL